In one Vicinamibacteria bacterium genomic region, the following are encoded:
- a CDS encoding ABATE domain-containing protein: ARLEAKVERFEPIAGRLALDFVNTVGWRDRSEPEERLASFDDLLSWSRAVGLVSRSERKRLAAQGRLRPSQARAVVERARVLREALHRLFARFAAGQKPARPDLDTLNDVLAQAPGRRRLRHQGRGFVWEASGSRSLESILWEVAWSAADLLIHEAPKSIKRCAGTGCGWLFLDTSRNRTRQWCSMSSCGNRAKAKRHYAKRRRAEWE; the protein is encoded by the coding sequence GCCCGGTTAGAAGCCAAAGTGGAACGATTCGAGCCCATCGCTGGACGCCTGGCGCTCGACTTCGTGAATACCGTTGGCTGGCGCGACCGCTCCGAGCCCGAAGAGCGCCTCGCAAGCTTCGACGACCTTCTCTCCTGGAGCCGCGCGGTCGGGCTCGTCTCCCGCTCGGAGAGAAAACGCCTCGCGGCCCAGGGCCGCCTCAGGCCGAGCCAAGCGCGAGCTGTCGTCGAACGAGCGAGAGTTCTCCGTGAGGCGCTTCATCGTTTGTTCGCGAGGTTTGCCGCCGGACAGAAGCCCGCACGGCCCGATCTCGATACCCTGAACGATGTTCTCGCCCAAGCGCCGGGGCGGCGGCGGTTACGCCACCAGGGCCGCGGGTTCGTTTGGGAGGCTTCCGGAAGCAGAAGCCTAGAGAGCATCTTGTGGGAAGTGGCGTGGTCGGCCGCGGATCTGTTGATCCACGAGGCCCCCAAGAGCATCAAGCGCTGTGCGGGAACGGGCTGCGGCTGGCTGTTCCTTGACACGAGCCGCAACCGGACGCGGCAGTGGTGCTCGATGAGCAGCTGTGGAAATCGCGCCAAGGCGAAACGCCACTACGCGAAGAGGAGGAGAGCCGAGTGGGAATAG